In Theropithecus gelada isolate Dixy chromosome 13, Tgel_1.0, whole genome shotgun sequence, one DNA window encodes the following:
- the FAM110C gene encoding protein FAM110C gives MRALAAPNTSARERLLPRDPAAPRDPDAARPARRSAVERLAADRAKYVRGRPGTGRGVASEGSGPGAIKCPGNDPGPPARAPAPVARRAIARKPLRPDSLIIYRQKCEFLRGAGADGPRASLVKKLFQGPGKDKAPPPRAGDEGKAGNPETVPTQPGAAADPAPRETPAPAARSAAPCSVPAAPPGPEPREVRRRGLQRSQSDLSSRSSALAESDTFFQFCGLDPEVVEALGRENFTAGSDRVTLKVRSVSVATSGSGFSRHSGGDDYGLQEEELIEQVPSTTSVIERNARIIKWLYTCKKAKETPSQEQSRTRGSKPSR, from the exons ATGCGCGCCCTGGCGGCCCCGAACACGTCCGCGAGAGAGCGGCTCCTTCCCCGGGACCCCGCGGCTCCCCGGGACCCCGACGCCGCGCGGCCGGCGCGCAGGAGCGCAGTGGAGAGGCTGGCGGCGGATCGCGCCAAGTACGTGCGGGGACGGCCGGGGACTGGCCGGGGCGTCGCTTCCGAGGGCAGCGGCCCCGGGGCGATCAAGTGCCCGGGGAACGACCCTGGGCCCCCGGCCCGCGCCCCCGCCCCGGTGGCGCGCAGGGCTATTGCGCGGAAGCCGTTGAGACCCGACTCGCTGATCATCTACCGGCAGAAATGCGAGTTCCTGAGAGGAGCGGGCGCCGACGGCCCCAGGGCGAGCCTGGTGAAGAAGCTCTTCCAGGGGCCGGGGAAGGACAAGGCGCCGCCGCCCCGGGCGGGAGACGAGGGCAAGGCCGGGAACCCGGAGACCGTCCCGACCCAGCCTGGCGCTGCAGCGGACCCCGCGCCCCGCGAGACCCCAGCCCCGGCCGCGCGCTCCGCGGCGCCCTGCAGTGTCCCGGCCGCGCCCCCTGGCCCGGAGCCGCGGGAGGTGAGGCGTCGGGGGCTGCAGCGCTCACAGTCGGACCTCAGCTCCCGCTCCTCGGCCTTGGCCGAGTCTGACACCTTCTTCCAGTTCTGCGGCCTGGACCCCGAGGTGGTGGAGGCCCTGGGGAGGGAGAACTTCACCGCGGGGTCGGACCGTGTGACCCTCAAGGTGCGCAGCGTGAGCGTCGCCACCTCCGGCAGCGGCTTCTCCCGGCACAGCGGCGGCGACGACTACGGGCTGCAGGAGGAGGAGCTGATTGagcaggtgcccagcaccacttCGGTCATCGAGAGGAACGCCCGCATCATCAAGTGGCTGTACACCTGTAAGAAGGCCAAGGAGACCCCCAGCCAGGAGCAGAGCAGGACCCGAG GAAGCAAACCTTCCCGGTGA